One Engystomops pustulosus chromosome 11, aEngPut4.maternal, whole genome shotgun sequence DNA window includes the following coding sequences:
- the LOC140106153 gene encoding uncharacterized protein, whose translation MNSAPSSLGLLSGYNSSSSDDEEDTADHTSRQVPSRSRFFEDAASSSEEEAEKGAVGEASASPPSPLPSFRLPAPCLGNPGGLSSGSVFSNPFQDEKQAQLSILERHVKLSDGNRVKGGKGVCLAYQRDGRCRYGTKCKYSHGSDLPQGSANPAQRETDGNDSSCKISETSGMASGEGQAEEPQGDKRKRKKPGLTDTLVPPKRSLKSYQKQLSAERPWAV comes from the exons ATGAACTCTGCTCCATCATCACTCGGGCTCCTCTCAGGATACAATTCCTCCAGCTCTGatgatgaggaggacacagcGGACCATACATCTCG ccaAGTTCCATCAAGGTCAAGGTTCTTTGAagatgcagcctccagcagtgaAGAAGAGGCAGAGAAAGGTGCGGTGGGGGAAGCTTCAGCGTCTCCCCCGTCCCCCCTTCCCTCTTTCAGGCTCCCCGCTCCTTGTCTTGGGAATCCGGGGGGGTTGAGTTCCGGCAGCGTCTTCTCTAACCCGTTCCAAGACGAGAAGCAGGCACAGCTCAGCATCTTAGAGAGACACGTCAAGCTGAGCGACGGCAACAGGGTGAAGGGTGGAAAAGGCGTCTGTCTCGCTTATCAAAGAGACGGGCGATGTCGCTATGGAACCAAATGCAAATACAGCCACGGAAGCGACCTGCCGCAAGGAAGCGCGAATCCTGCGCAGCGAGAGACGGACGGAAACGATTCGAGCTGTAAGATCTCGGAGACGTCCGGTATGGCGAGCGGAGAAGGACAAGCCGAGGAACCTCAAGGTGATAAGAGGAAGCGGAAGAAGCCGGGACTCACTGACACCCTCGTTCCCCCGAAGAGGTCGTTAAAAAGCTACCAAAAGCAATTGTCAGCTGAGAGGCCGTGGGCAGTGTAA
- the CNTF gene encoding ciliary neurotrophic factor isoform X1: protein MTMRAPSIVPSHVTPTNPRPVMDPEVQHSDLCSRVIQQLRQIRADLLLLTEKYVEAHELHDLTQFEFAGGNASMDSDTWAEMAMEERLLANITAYLDLERRLIQVLEEQGDSLLQGDDGALHSGLHSILRQVSALRSQLEHLGTTVGLQKELEEEDKDEVDKVSGGIFERKVRGYHVLRELGIWAVRSIRDLRKLQRERGNLAIGAETSTTLSE from the exons ATGACAATGAG AGCTCCCAGCATTGTGCCATCTCATGTAACTCCCACTAACCCCAGACCTGTGATGGACCCTGAAGTGCAGCACTCGGACCTCTGCTCACGTGTTATTCAACAGCTGCGACAAATCCGCGCGGACCTCCTGCTCCTGACGGAGAAATAC GTGGAAGCACACGAACTTCACGATTTAACGCAGTTTGAGTTCGCTGGAGGGAACGCATCCATGGATTCTGACACCTGGGCAGAGATGGCCATGGAAGAGAGGCTACTCGCAAACATAACTGCCTACCTGGACTTGGAAAGACGATTGATACAAGTGTTAGAAGAACAGGGGGACAGCCTGTTGCAGGGTGACGACGGTGCTCTCCATAGTGGTCTTCATAGCATTCTAAGACAGGTGTCCGCCTTGAGGTCCCAGCTGGAGCATCTCGGAACAACAGTGGGCTTACAGAAAGAATTGGAAGAAGAAGACAAAGATGAGGTGGATAAAGTATCTGGTGGGATATTTGAAAGGAAGGTCAGGGGTTATCATGTTCTTAGGGAGCTGGGAATATGGGCGGTGAGGAGCATCCGAGATTTGCGGAAGTtgcagagggagagggggaatCTGGCTATCGGAGCTGAGACATCTACAACATTGAGTGAATAA
- the CNTF gene encoding ciliary neurotrophic factor isoform X3, whose amino-acid sequence MKFEKGDAAGNAGHVTPWLRRVEAHELHDLTQFEFAGGNASMDSDTWAEMAMEERLLANITAYLDLERRLIQVLEEQGDSLLQGDDGALHSGLHSILRQVSALRSQLEHLGTTVGLQKELEEEDKDEVDKVSGGIFERKVRGYHVLRELGIWAVRSIRDLRKLQRERGNLAIGAETSTTLSE is encoded by the exons ATGAAATTCGAGAAGGGAGACGCAGCCGGCAACGCTGGTCACGTGACGCCCTGGCTGCGGCGG GTGGAAGCACACGAACTTCACGATTTAACGCAGTTTGAGTTCGCTGGAGGGAACGCATCCATGGATTCTGACACCTGGGCAGAGATGGCCATGGAAGAGAGGCTACTCGCAAACATAACTGCCTACCTGGACTTGGAAAGACGATTGATACAAGTGTTAGAAGAACAGGGGGACAGCCTGTTGCAGGGTGACGACGGTGCTCTCCATAGTGGTCTTCATAGCATTCTAAGACAGGTGTCCGCCTTGAGGTCCCAGCTGGAGCATCTCGGAACAACAGTGGGCTTACAGAAAGAATTGGAAGAAGAAGACAAAGATGAGGTGGATAAAGTATCTGGTGGGATATTTGAAAGGAAGGTCAGGGGTTATCATGTTCTTAGGGAGCTGGGAATATGGGCGGTGAGGAGCATCCGAGATTTGCGGAAGTtgcagagggagagggggaatCTGGCTATCGGAGCTGAGACATCTACAACATTGAGTGAATAA
- the CNTF gene encoding ciliary neurotrophic factor isoform X2, translating into MDPEVQHSDLCSRVIQQLRQIRADLLLLTEKYVEAHELHDLTQFEFAGGNASMDSDTWAEMAMEERLLANITAYLDLERRLIQVLEEQGDSLLQGDDGALHSGLHSILRQVSALRSQLEHLGTTVGLQKELEEEDKDEVDKVSGGIFERKVRGYHVLRELGIWAVRSIRDLRKLQRERGNLAIGAETSTTLSE; encoded by the exons ATGGACCCTGAAGTGCAGCACTCGGACCTCTGCTCACGTGTTATTCAACAGCTGCGACAAATCCGCGCGGACCTCCTGCTCCTGACGGAGAAATAC GTGGAAGCACACGAACTTCACGATTTAACGCAGTTTGAGTTCGCTGGAGGGAACGCATCCATGGATTCTGACACCTGGGCAGAGATGGCCATGGAAGAGAGGCTACTCGCAAACATAACTGCCTACCTGGACTTGGAAAGACGATTGATACAAGTGTTAGAAGAACAGGGGGACAGCCTGTTGCAGGGTGACGACGGTGCTCTCCATAGTGGTCTTCATAGCATTCTAAGACAGGTGTCCGCCTTGAGGTCCCAGCTGGAGCATCTCGGAACAACAGTGGGCTTACAGAAAGAATTGGAAGAAGAAGACAAAGATGAGGTGGATAAAGTATCTGGTGGGATATTTGAAAGGAAGGTCAGGGGTTATCATGTTCTTAGGGAGCTGGGAATATGGGCGGTGAGGAGCATCCGAGATTTGCGGAAGTtgcagagggagagggggaatCTGGCTATCGGAGCTGAGACATCTACAACATTGAGTGAATAA